TCAGCAGCGGCTTGAGTCCCGCCGTCAGCGGCAGCTCGGCATTGCCAGTATGCGCGATGCTGAGCTTGCCCGCGGGGTCGGCCACCAGCCAGGCCCAGCCGCTACCAAACTGCCCGACGGCCGCGGCGGCGAGCTGCTCCGTGCAGGCCTCGCTGCTGCCGAAGGCCTCAGCGATGCGCTCGGCGAGCTTGCCCCGCGGCTTGCCGCCGCCCTTGGGCTTGAGGCTGCGCCAGTAGAAGGCATGGTTCCAGGCCTGCGCGGCGTTGTTGAAGATGGCCTGGTGCTTGGGCTGGCCCGCAGCCCCGCGGATGATCTTCTCGAGCGGCTGGTCCGCAAAGGGCGTGCCCGCGATCAGCTTGTTGAGGTTCGCGACGTAGGCCTGGTGGTGCTTGCCGTAGTGGACGCCCAGCGTGCGTGCGGAGATCACGGGGGCGAGCGCGCTCAGCGCGTAGGGCAAGGGCGCCTGGACGATCGCCGCCGCCCCGAGCGCCAGGCTCGGCGTGGCCAACGCAGCCAGCGCGGCGCCGGCGCCCGCCGCTGCCAGCAGCTCGCGCCGCGTAACGCCCTCGGCCCCCGTCTGCCTCGTCACTGGCGACCCTTCGTCATGTGCCATGGTGTTGCCTCCTGCCTTGCCGTGGGTTGGAGCGGTGACTCTAACGGCGCGCTGGACCAGCGGCAATGACGCGCTCGCGGCGTGACGCGCTCGCGGCCAGCGCGGGTGACCCTGCGTTGACAGCCGCGCGCGGGCTCTGTTAAGCGCTGCCCTGACCTCGTGGTCGGTTGGCCTCAAGCGCAGCTGCCGGGACCCCTACGCCATGCTCCAGGATCGCGGCATCATCGCCGGCAACGTCACGGATAAGTACAACAGCCGCAACCCGCTTGTGCGCCGGATGATGCGGGGCTTCCTCGCGGCCGTCGGCGAGTGCTACCGCCTGACCGGCGCGCAGAGCCTCCTCGAGGTCGGCTGCGGCGAGGGGGAGCTGCTGCGGCGGCTCGTGGCCCTAGAGCCCGCGCGCTGCGTCGGCACGGACTTCTCGCCGTTGATCCTGCGCGATGCTCGGCAGCGTCAGCCGCTGCTCGCCCTCGCCGCGCAGTCAGCGACGCGGCTCGGCTTCCCGAGGCGCAGCTTCGACCTCGTCGTCGCCTGCGAGGTCCTCGAGCATCTGCCTGATCCCGCCGCTGCCCTCGAGGAGCTGGCCCGCGTCAGCCGCCGCCACGTCCTGCTCAGCGTGCCGCGCGAACCGCTCTGGCGCGCGCTGAACCTCGCCCGCGGCGCCTACTGGCCCGCAGGCGGCAACACCCCGGGGCACGTGCAGCATTGGGGCACGGAGGGCTTCGTGCGCGAGGTCGGGCGGGTCCTGCAGGTGCGCCGTGTGCTGACGCCCCTGCCCTGGACGGTCGTCCTGGCCGAGGTGCCCTAGGTGGCCAGGCAGGCGGACGCAACGCTGCCGCCCGAGACCCCGGTTGCGGCCCGGCCGCGCTGGCTCGGCCCGGCGCTGGGGCTAGGCGCCGTGACGCTCGGGCTGGCGCTCGCCTGGCGTGCCGCGCTCTACGCGCTTCAGCTCGGCGGCATCGCGCTCCTGATCTGGGGCAGCTACGCGCTCTGGCTCGGCGTGGGCGCGCGCGTCGCCGAGGCGGACTTGGCGCGCTGCCGTGGGGCGCGCTGCCGTGGACGGCTCGCTGCGGCCTTGCCCTGGCTTGCGCTGATCGGCGTGGCGGCGGCGCTGCTCTGGCCCTGTCTGATCGGCCGCATGCCCTTGTCGGCGGATCATCCCGTGCACCTCACGCGCGCCTGGCACTTCGTGACGCGAATGCTGGCCCGGGGTCGGCTCAGCGGCTGGAGCGACCTGTGGTTCGCCGGCTGGCCCGCGGGCGAGGACTACCCGCCGCTCGGCGACTACCTGATCGGGGCGACCTACCTCGGGAGCGTGGGACTGCTGGGGTGGGAGGGGGCCTACGCGCTGGCCTTCTTGATCATGTTCGCTGGCTCGGCCTGCGCCATCTACGCCTTCGGCCGGATGCACTTCGGGCGCCTCGCCGGCTTTGTCGCTGCGCTCTGCTTCCTGCTCGACCGCGGGGCCTATCGCGAGGGTGGTTGGTCGTACACGGTTTGGTGGGGGGTCTGGCCGCAGGTCTTGTCGACGGCCTTCACCTTCGCCGCGCTCGCCGCGCTCGATCCCGTCTTGCGGCGCGGGCGCCCGCGCGACTTCGTCCTCGCCGCGTTCTGCACCGCGCTCGCCCTGCTCGCACATCCGGCCGCCGTGATCTGCTTCGGCCTCGGCGTGCCGGTCTACCTGCTGGTGCGCTCGCTCGATGCCGAGCTGCGCCCCGGCGCGGTCTTGACGCGCGCCCTCGCTGCGCTGGGCTTGGGCGCCGCCCTGGCAGCCTATTGGCTCTTGCCCTTCATGACCAAGGGCGCCTGGATGGCCCGTTACGGCGAGACCTGGAAGTCGCTGCCCGTGATGGCGCAGGACCTCTGGCGTGGCACGCTCTTCACCAACGGCACGCCGATCGTCGTCTGGCTCGGCGTCCTCGGCGGGCTGGTCGCTTTGCGGCGACGCCAGCTCGCCGGCGTCTTCCTGCTCGTCTGGGTCGCGGTGCTGCTCTTCCTGGCCTCGAGCACCGCCTTCGAGCGCCTCGACCTGCTCGCGCTCTCGCCGGCCTTCGGGCAGGTGCAGTTTCAGCGGCTCTCGATCCCCGCCAAGCTCTGCGTCTTTCTGCTGGCCGGCTATGCCGTGGCCACGCTCTTCGCGCGCGTCGGCCGGGCGCCGCTCCCAGTTCGCCAGCAGGTGGTGGGGCAGGGCGCTCTCTGGCGGCGCTGGGCCCTCGGCGCCGTCGCGGCGCTGGCCGCCGCGCCCTTCATCATGCCCTTGGCGCAGGCCTGGCGCAGCGCGCATGGCGCCGATCTCGGCCATCTGCGCACGCGCGCGTCGATCCCCGAGTGGGCCGACTACCAGCGCTTCCTCGCCTATAGCCGCGAGCTGGCGCGTAAGGAGCGCGGCTTCTTCCGCATCGCCTACGTCGCCGACTACAACGATCACTTCTTTTCGGCGGCGCCGCTGAGCAACGGCCTCCCGGCGCTGAAGCTCGGCTTCACGCCCTGCACGAACTTCATTCATAAGCCCGATCAGGCCGACCCCGAGCTCTACCGCGCGCTCTCCGTCAAGTACGTGGTCACGCGCGGGGCCGCGCCAGGGCCGCGCACGCGCCTGCTCGAGCGCTTCGGCCCGATCGCCGTCTACACCTTCGAGGACTACAGCGCGCGCCGCTGGACGCTGCAGGGGCCGGGCGTGGTGCGTGAGCTCGCCTTCGAGCCCGAGCGCGGTGGAGTGCGCCTGCAGGTCAGCGGAGCGGGGCCCTCGTCGCGGCTGATTCTTCATTTCTCCAACTATGCCAACTGGCGCGCCCGGCTCGTCGGCGGGCGGGCCTTGCCGATCACGACCGCTGGCCTCGCGCACCAGCCGATCTTCGTCGGCCTGCCCGCGCCCAATGGCACCATCGCCGTCGACTACGCCTGGCCGCTGGTCAATGGCCTCGGCTCGCTCTTGTCGTGGGGTGCGGTGGCGCTGCTGCTGGTGCTCGGGCTGCGCCCGCTGCGTCGGCGGGTCGCGGCGCGCTGGGGCGGGCCGCTGGCGCGCGCCGGGGCCGCGCTGGAAGCGCGCGGCGTCGTGCTGGTCCTCGGCGCGCTGGCCCTCGCGCTGGTCGGTCTGGGGGCGCGCGCGGCGCTGAGCGGGCGCGGCGCGCCGCCGATGCTACGCGAGCAGCTCGCGCTGGCACGCGTCGAGCTTCGCCCGCGGGACGGGGCTAGCGCGGAGGCCTGCGGCAAGACGCGCGTCGATCGCTTCCAATGTTCGCGCGGGAGCTGGAACTACGTGGGCCCGACGGCGGAGCGCGTGGGCGGCGAGTTGCGCCGCTGCATTTGGGCCCATCCGATCGACGGGGCCGGGCTGCGAATCGTCTTCCCTGGCGTGCGGCTCGGCCGCGCCGTCGTCGGCCATCATGGCCTCAGCGATGAGGCCGTCGCCTCGTTTCCGACCGGCGCGGCCGTGCGCCTCGGTCTGTGGGTCGACGGTGAGGCGGTGGCGACGCGCGAGCGCTCGAACGCTGTCGGCTGGGAGGCCTGGCGCGTGGATACGTCGCGTTGGGCGGGTCGGCGCGCTGAGCTGGCCTTCGAGGTCAGCGCCGCGGCCTCAGGCGGGCGCCACTACTGCTTCGCCGCGCAGCTCGAGCCCTAATGGCCCGCGCAGCCCCCCCCCACCCGAGCTCGCCCGCGAGCGGCAGCACCGGCTCGAGCGCAGCGGAGGCGACCTGCTGGTGGGCGGTTGGCGGCGCGCTGCTGGCGACGGTGGCGCTCTGGCTGCACGCGCGCTGGTACACCTTCGTCACCGACGACGCCTACATCACCTTTCGCTATAGCTGGAACCTCGCGACCCACGGCCAACCCGTCTTCAACCTCGGCGAGCGCGTCGAGGGCTACACCAACTTCCTCTGGATGTTGCTGCTGGCGCTTGGCCTCAGGCTCGGCGTCGCGCCGGAGCTCGTCGCGCGCGTCCTGGCGACGCTCGCGGCGACGGCGGTCTTGGGCTTGGTGGTCGCTTTGAGCCGCCTCTATCGCGGCGGGCGTGCCACGCCCTGGGACGCCCTCGGCGCGCTGTGGCTGGCCAGCGCCGCGCACTTCGCCGCCTGGTGCGGGGGCGGGCTGGAAACGCAGCTCTTCAGCGCGCTGGCGCTCGGCGGCATAGTGCTCTACGCCGCCGAGCTCGCGGCGCGACCGCGAGATCAGCCGCGGCGGGCGGTCGCGGGTGGGCTGCTCTTCGCGCTCGCGACCTTGACGCGGCCGGAGGGCGCGCTGCTCTGGGGTCTGACGAGCCTCCACCGGCTGGCCTGCAACCTCCGCGAGGAAGGGCGTCTGCGGCCGAGCCGCGCCGAGTGGTCGGGCGCCTTGGCCTTTCTGCTGCCCTGTGCCGCGTTCTTCGTCTGGCGTTGGCGCTACTATGGCTATCCGCTGCCCAATACCTTCTACGTCAAGGCGCAGGGCCAGACGCTCGTGATGCTGCGCCAGTGGGGCTGGCCCTACCTTCGCGACTTCTTCGGCGAGACCAAGCTCTGGTGCCTGGCACCGCTGCTCCTCGCCCTGCTAGCGCTGCGCTGGCGCGTCGTCGTCGCGCGGCGCGCAGGCCAGCGTGCGCGCGCCGACGAGCGTCCGGCTACAACGAGCTGCTGCGCGGCGCGCAGCGCGACCCCGGGCGGCGCCCTCGCGCCCTCGCGCTGGTGGAGCTACTGGGCGCTGCTGGTCGTCCCCTATGTCGGCTACATCGCGATGGTGGGCGGCGACTTCATGACGCTCGGTCGCTTCTTCGTCCCGCTCTTGCCGCTCTTCGCGCTGCTGGGCCAGGAGCTGCTGCGCGAGCTCTGCGATCGCCCGACGGCGAGCCAGGCGCGCGGCTGGCGCCCCGCGCGCGCCCTGCCGGTGATCGCTGGCGTGTTGGCGTTGAGCGCCTGGAACAGCGTCGGGCTCGCGCGGCAGAGTCGGGCGCCGTCGTACTATCGCTGGGGGCTCGACACGCCCGGCTATCTCGAGAAGTTCGCCGCCGACCGCATGATCATCGGGCGCTGGTTGCGAGCCCACCTGCCGGCGGACGCGCTGCTGGCGGCGGGAGGCGCCGGCTCGATCGCCTATGCCTCGCGCCTGCCGGTGCTCGACGCCTTTGGGCTCAACGACGCGTGGATCGCCCACCACGCGCCGATCAGCGGCACCCGGCCGGGTCATGCCAAGGCGGCGCCGCTGGACTACGTCCTGGAGCGCCGCGCCGACCTGATTTGCCACCTCGGCCATCACCAGGACCTGCCCTACCGCCCGGATGCGGCCGAGGAGCAGGCGTGGCGGGCGCGTGGCTACCACTGGATCTGCCTCGACCCGGGTTCGGGTTTGCGCCCGCGCTACTATTGCTGTCTCAAGCGGCTCGATCGCGAGCTCGGGCCCTTCCCCGCCGAGCTCGGCTCGTGACGATCCCCGCCCCCCGGCTGCGTCGTCTAGGGCGGCGGGAGCTGGTCGCCGCGCTGCCCGCCGCGCTCTGCTGGCTCGGCGCGGCGCTGGCGGCTGCGGGCGGCGCGCTGCACGTCGTCTTGCTCGGCACGGTGATCGCGCGGCGTATCGGCTATCCGCTCGACCTGGAGTGGATGGAGGGCGGCATGCTCTGCCACGCGCTGCGCGTGCTAGAGGGGCAGCCGATCTACGCGCCGCCCTCGGCCGACTTCATCCCGCACCTCTATACGCCCCTCTATCCCTGGGTCGTCGCGACCGTGGCGCGCTTCACGGGGCTGGGCTACGGCGTGGCCCGGGCCGTCTCGGTGGCCTCCTTCGTCGTCGCTTGCGCGCTGCTTGGGCGGACCGTGTGGCGCCATGCCGGTGGTCGCCTCTGGGGCGCCCTGTGGGCGCTGGCGGCGGTCGGTCTGGCGGCCTCGACCTTTCCGCTGACGGGCTCGTGGTACGACCTGGCGCGCAACGACTCGCTCCAGCTCGCCCTGATCACCGGCGCGCTGGTGCTGCTCGCCGAGCATGCGCCGAGCCGGCGCGCTGTGCTCGCGGCCGGCGGGTTGATGGGCTTGGCCTTTCTGGCCAAACAAACGGCGTTGATCTTTGTCTTGGCGTCGGGCGCGCTGCTGCTCTGGCGGGCGCCGCGGCGCTGGCCGCTCTACGTCGCCGCGGTCGGGCTGGTGGCCGGCGGCACGACCCTCTGGCTCCAGCACCGCACCGGGGGCTGGTTCTGGCGCTACGTCTTCGAGCTGCACCAGGGGCACGATGTCTACTGGACGCGCATCTGGCCGCAGAGCGAGGTCGCGCTCTTCAAGCGCTTCCCCGCGGTAGCCGTGCTGATCGGCGCGTGGGGTGCGGTCGCGCTGGCCAGACTGCTGATTCGAAGTCGGCGCGCGTCGCAGCGCGAGCGTCGCGGGGGCTGGTGGCTGGCGGTGGTCGCGACCGGGGTCGCCGCCGCGGCGATCGGCTTCGCGACGCAATGGGCCGAGACCAACGCCTACATCCCGGCGCTCTTCTTCGCCGCCCTCCTGGCCGGCCTCGCCGGCAGCGATCTGGTGCGTTGGGCCTGGCGCCGAGGCCGCGGTCGCTGGCTCGCGGCCGCGCTGGCGCTGGTCGTCGGCGGCGGCCTCGGCGGGCAGCTGATCCACCAGCGTTACCGCGTCGCCACGCAGCTCCCGACCGTGGCGGATTACGCGGCCTCTGGCGCCCTGCTGCGGCTGCTCGCGTCGGTCGGTGGGCCGGTGTTGATGCCCTATCATCCCTTCTACCCGCGCCTGGTCGGCCAACCCGCGCATTACCACCAGATGGGGACCAACGACGTGCTGCGCGCCGGGTGGCCCCTGCCGCCCGGGATCGCCGCGCGCGTTGCGCGGCGCAGCTACCGCGCGATCATCCTCGATCGCGGCCTCGACGATCGCTACGCCTTCGTGCTGCGGGACTACGAGGTCGCGCGGCAGCTCGTGCCGATGGAGTCGCCGGAGGTCGTCACCGGCTACCGCGTGCGCCCGAGCGTGCTGCTCGTGCCGCGGCGCGCGCCCGGAACGCAGGCGCCCTGACCCGCGGATCGCGCGGCCGACGCGGTCTTGGGGGCCGCCCTGCGATCGCTCAGCCTCGCCAGGGCGCCAGCCCGAGCCGGGCCAAGATCGCCAGCAGGGCGGCCCCGAGCAGGCCGGCCGCGAGATCGTCGAGCATCACCCCGAAGCCACCGGGTACGCGGCGGTCGAGCCAGCGAATCGGTGGCGGCTTGAGAATGTCGAGCAGGCGAAAGACGACGAAGCCGGCCAGCAGGGGCCCCCAGCGAGCGCGGTCGACGAGGGCGACCGTCAGCAAATAGCCGGCGACCTCGTCGATCACGATGCGTCCGCTGTCGTGAGTGCCCCAAGCGCGGTCGGCCACGCTCGCCGCCCAGGTCCCGACGACCGTGATCAGGAGCACGACCGCGAGGTAGGCGCCGAGCGTCAGGCCTGCGAGCCCGAAGGCGAGGGCGACGGCCAGCGCCGTGCCCCAGGTGCCCGGCGCCCAGGGCAGATAGCCCAGGCCAAGGCCGGTGGCGATCAGGCGCGCCAGGCACGAGACCCAGTTCGAGACCCAGCGCGAAATGCAGCTCCAAAGGCAGTTCGAAATGCAGTTGGAAAGGCGGGAGCTACGCGTCGTCATCGCTGATCCACTCCGAGGATTCGGCGCGCCCGTGGCCGCGTCTGCCGGCCGCGGGTTTCAGGTCCAGTGCTACCCGCGGCAGCGCGCCAGCCTACAACACCCAGGGCGCGACGGTAGCGGTCGAAGCTCGGCCAGCGGCAGCTTCGCCGCCGGGGCGCTCTGGCCTCCAGCGCGGTGCCCAGGGCAGGGGCGCGCGCGGCCCACTCCAGGCAGCGGGCGTGACCGGCTGGGTGATCGTGCGGCGCTCGCCAGCCGGGTCGGTTATCATCGCGCGATGCGCCTACCGCCTACCCGCGCGGCTACAACGAGGGACGCCTGCCGTCGTCTGGCCTTCCCCCCCGAGCGGCGCCTGGTGCTCGATAGCCTGCGGCTGGGTCGCCATAAGCCGATGATGCATGGGCTGTTGGAGCTCGACGTCACGCAGGCGCGCGCGCTCTTGGCGGCGCATCGCGAGCGCAGCGGCGAAGCGCTCTCGTTCACAGCGTTCGTCCTCGCCTGTCTCGGCCGAGCGGTGGTCACGCACCCGGAGGTCCATGCGCTTCGTGACGCCCTCGGCAGGGTGGTGATCTTCGAGGAGGCCGACGCGACCGCGATCGTCGAGATCGAGGTCGACGGGCGGCCCTTTCCCTTGGCCCACGTGCTGCGCGGGATCAACCGGCGCAGCGTCCGCGAGCTTCATGACGAGCTGCGGGCGGTAAAGGCCGCCGGCCTGCGGCTCGTCTCAGCGCGCCGGCGCCTCGGGCTGCGGCTCGCCCTGAGCGTGCCGGGCTGCTTGCGCAGGTTGGTCTATCGCGCCTTGCTCAGCTTCCCACGGCTGGCCAAGCGCTACACGGGAACGATGCTGGTGACGGCGGTCGGTCGGTTCAGTGGGGGCGCTGGCTGGGGCTTCAGCGCGCCAGGTCTCCACAACCTCTCGGTGGTCATCGGAGGCATTGCGTCGCGGCCCACCGCCACCAGCGGTGAGCCGGGGCCGCGCGCGGTGCTCTGCCTGACGGTGAGCGCCAACCACGAGCTGGTGGATGGCGCGCCCCTGGCGCGCTTCACGCGTGACTTCGCCCGTCGCCTCGAGGGCGCCGAGGGCCTGACCGAGGCCATCCAAGGAGACGGGCATGCCGAGCGAGGCTAGCGGGCGCTCGGGCGCGCAGGCGCTCGGGCTCGCTCAGGTCGGCCTGGCGCCGGCGCGCGAGCGTTGGCGCGCTCGCGCCGACCGGTAGGCCCGATGCGGCTCTGGTCGATCCATCCACGCTATTTGGATTCGCGCGGGCTCGTCGCCCTCTGGCGCGAGGGCCTGCTCGCGCGCGCCGTGCTCAGGGGCCTGACGCGCGGCTACCGACATCATCCGCAGCTCGAGCGCTTTCGCGCCCAACCCGATCCACTCGCCGCGATCGACTGCTACCTCGCGCGCGTGCTCGACGAGTCCCGCGCGCGCGGCTACGCCTTCGATGCCTCGAAGCTCTGCTACCAGCGCTGCCACCACGCCGCCCTGCCGCTGACCAACGGGCAGCTCGAGTACGAGTGGCAGCACCTGCTCGCCAAGCTCAAGACCCGTGATCCCCTCCGGTGGCAGCGCCAACGCCCGCTGCAGCCGAGCCAGCATCCATGCTTCCAGCTCGCGCCCGGCCCGGTCGCCGTCTGGGAGCGACGGTGAGCATAGTCGGGCGCGCCTGCGTGGCGGCCGCGGCTACGACGCTCGCACATGCGTGGCAATCCAGAGGCTATGAATGGCGCGCCGCGACACGACCATCGGCTTCAGCTCCGGGTGCGCGGGTCGTAGCTGGACGCGATTCCCTGGACGAGGGTAGTAGAGGCGAACGATCGGGCCCGTCTTCGCCACCTCGACGACGACGACGTCGCCCTCCTTGGCCTGGCCGCGATGCGCCGCGACCATGTCACCAACCTTGATGCCCTCGCTGGTGAGACCATCATCTGCGACGACGAAGATCTGATAGGCTGCGGGGCCCACCGCGCTCGGGTCCTCTTGCGCCGCCGTCGGGGCGATCCTCCGCCAGGCCCGCCTAATCCGGGTCTTCCGCGCGACGACGTTGCGGCGAGGCGGCCGACCATCAGCAGCAGCAGGCGTTCGACCTGAGTGCGATCCACGGGCGACGCTGCGCGATAGAGCGTGAGGATCTCCTCTTCGGCCTCGGTCAGGGCCGACGCGCCGTTCGCGGCGTCGGCCGCGCTGGTCGTCTCGTCGCCCATGAACCCACAGAGCGGGACATCCAGCGCGAAGGCGAGCTTGGTCAGCGCCGACACGCTGGGGTCGGTCTTTCCGGCCTCGATGCGGGAGAGCTGCGAGTGAACGATCCCCGCGCTACGCGCGAGCTCACGCTGACTCACTCCGAGCGACTGCCTGAGCTCACGGACCCGTCGCCCCAGACCCCGAGGCGTCAGGGGTGGTGCTGTTGGGTGTGGCATCCGCAACTCTTTCGGAGGGCGAAGAGGAGCGCGCATTTGTCATGCGCCGCGCGGCAGCAACCGATGCACCTCTCGCGTGGCGCCCGATCAACCTCTTCGCCGGCCGTCCAGAATAGCCCCGCGCGCTCGCAGTGTCGAGCACGCGCAGAATACGCGGCCCGGGCCGTCGCCGCCGGCTCTCCTAGCATCGATCGTGGCCCGGGCAAGCGGATGCAAGGGGAGGCGAGTCGGCCTGCGCTCGGCCCCTGGGGCCTGGCGTTCGCCCTGCCGACGACCTGGGCATGATCACATTTGCACGAGGCGTCGGATCAGCTCGCGGTGCTGCTTAGCGCCGCGGCCGCTGCCGTTCGCCGCGAATTGAATTCCGTATTGCGGAGTGCTCGCGTAGACGACCGTGCCGTCGAGGCCGACGGGCTCCGTCGCACCGGGAGCGGTAAAGCGAAGGTTGACGTTCGACCCGAGTGCGAGGTCCGCGGCAGCCACCAGCCGCGTCCCGCCGATGCTCAGGTCGCGAAGCGCTCCCTCTGCCGGTTCCCTCATCTCGAGCGCGCTCCATTGCACCGCGATGTCCACCGGCAACCTCACGTGTCGTCGTCGCGCCACCGCTAGGGCCTGGCTCCTGGCGAGGCGCAGCAGGAAGTCCCGTTTCGCTGCCTCCGTGTCGTCGAAGGCCACCAGACCACCCGCTCGAAGCGAGCGCTTCGTGCCGAGGGCGCGCCGTGCTACGATCTGACCTCGCACGAGGACGGGGTTGGGCAGCTCGCGGAAGTAGACGTCGGCGAGAATCGGCGTGCCGACCGCACAAGTCGCCAGCGTGGCGCAATGCACGCCCCCATGCTCCAGCGTCGCCTCATAGAGTTCGAGGAAGTGCTTTCCATTCCTCGGGCGCACCTTAACGATTTCCATCTCAGCCTCCAAGCGCTGAACGATCGCCGACAGGAGTCCGGGCACCGACTCTC
The Pseudomonadota bacterium DNA segment above includes these coding regions:
- a CDS encoding phosphatidylglycerophosphatase A; the protein is MTTRSSRLSNCISNCLWSCISRWVSNWVSCLARLIATGLGLGYLPWAPGTWGTALAVALAFGLAGLTLGAYLAVVLLITVVGTWAASVADRAWGTHDSGRIVIDEVAGYLLTVALVDRARWGPLLAGFVVFRLLDILKPPPIRWLDRRVPGGFGVMLDDLAAGLLGAALLAILARLGLAPWRG
- a CDS encoding DNA lyase, whose product is MRLWSIHPRYLDSRGLVALWREGLLARAVLRGLTRGYRHHPQLERFRAQPDPLAAIDCYLARVLDESRARGYAFDASKLCYQRCHHAALPLTNGQLEYEWQHLLAKLKTRDPLRWQRQRPLQPSQHPCFQLAPGPVAVWERR
- a CDS encoding DUF2029 domain-containing protein; amino-acid sequence: MTIPAPRLRRLGRRELVAALPAALCWLGAALAAAGGALHVVLLGTVIARRIGYPLDLEWMEGGMLCHALRVLEGQPIYAPPSADFIPHLYTPLYPWVVATVARFTGLGYGVARAVSVASFVVACALLGRTVWRHAGGRLWGALWALAAVGLAASTFPLTGSWYDLARNDSLQLALITGALVLLAEHAPSRRAVLAAGGLMGLAFLAKQTALIFVLASGALLLWRAPRRWPLYVAAVGLVAGGTTLWLQHRTGGWFWRYVFELHQGHDVYWTRIWPQSEVALFKRFPAVAVLIGAWGAVALARLLIRSRRASQRERRGGWWLAVVATGVAAAAIGFATQWAETNAYIPALFFAALLAGLAGSDLVRWAWRRGRGRWLAAALALVVGGGLGGQLIHQRYRVATQLPTVADYAASGALLRLLASVGGPVLMPYHPFYPRLVGQPAHYHQMGTNDVLRAGWPLPPGIAARVARRSYRAIILDRGLDDRYAFVLRDYEVARQLVPMESPEVVTGYRVRPSVLLVPRRAPGTQAP
- a CDS encoding class I SAM-dependent methyltransferase; protein product: MLQDRGIIAGNVTDKYNSRNPLVRRMMRGFLAAVGECYRLTGAQSLLEVGCGEGELLRRLVALEPARCVGTDFSPLILRDARQRQPLLALAAQSATRLGFPRRSFDLVVACEVLEHLPDPAAALEELARVSRRHVLLSVPREPLWRALNLARGAYWPAGGNTPGHVQHWGTEGFVREVGRVLQVRRVLTPLPWTVVLAEVP
- a CDS encoding 2-oxo acid dehydrogenase subunit E2 is translated as MRLPPTRAATTRDACRRLAFPPERRLVLDSLRLGRHKPMMHGLLELDVTQARALLAAHRERSGEALSFTAFVLACLGRAVVTHPEVHALRDALGRVVIFEEADATAIVEIEVDGRPFPLAHVLRGINRRSVRELHDELRAVKAAGLRLVSARRRLGLRLALSVPGCLRRLVYRALLSFPRLAKRYTGTMLVTAVGRFSGGAGWGFSAPGLHNLSVVIGGIASRPTATSGEPGPRAVLCLTVSANHELVDGAPLARFTRDFARRLEGAEGLTEAIQGDGHAERG
- a CDS encoding helix-turn-helix domain-containing protein; its protein translation is MSQRELARSAGIVHSQLSRIEAGKTDPSVSALTKLAFALDVPLCGFMGDETTSAADAANGASALTEAEEEILTLYRAASPVDRTQVERLLLLMVGRLAATSSRGRPGLGGPGGGSPRRRRKRTRARWAPQPIRSSSSQMMVSPARASRLVTWSRRIAARPRRATSSSSRWRRRARSFASTTLVQGIASSYDPRTRS
- a CDS encoding superoxide dismutase, with the protein product MAHDEGSPVTRQTGAEGVTRRELLAAAGAGAALAALATPSLALGAAAIVQAPLPYALSALAPVISARTLGVHYGKHHQAYVANLNKLIAGTPFADQPLEKIIRGAAGQPKHQAIFNNAAQAWNHAFYWRSLKPKGGGKPRGKLAERIAEAFGSSEACTEQLAAAAVGQFGSGWAWLVADPAGKLSIAHTGNAELPLTAGLKPLLTIDVWEHAYYLDYQNRRADYVKALIETRLNWDFAAENLG